From one Humulus lupulus chromosome 8, drHumLupu1.1, whole genome shotgun sequence genomic stretch:
- the LOC133796604 gene encoding polyadenylate-binding protein-interacting protein 9-like: MAAGAEISGEVAAAAAAKNSKLESESESSKSESESEFNVQKLVDMFTKLNPLAKEFIPSSYAKQQSFNNLNAITTDESLSPNNKLFPDDDNSINRRRRNNFNQGRRRLNGRSFRAQRDNSIRRTVYVSDIDQLVTEERLAALFSSCGQVVDCRVCGDPHSVLRFAFVEFADEHGARAALNLGGTVLGYYPVRVLPSKTAILPVNPTFLPRSDDEREMCSRTVYCTNIDKKVSQTEVKSFFETACGEVTRLRLLGDHVHSTRIAFVEFVMAESAILALNCSGMVLGTQPIRVSPSKTPVRSRVVRPMLQ, from the exons ATGGCCGCGGGTGCTGAGATTTCCGGTGAGGTAGCTGCGGCAGCGGCTGCCAAGAACTCAAAGCTGGAATCGGAATCGGAGTCGTCGAAATCGGAATCGGAATCGGAATTCAATGTCCAGAAACTGGTTGATATGTTCACGAAGCTGAACCCTTTAGCCAAAGAGTTTATCCCATCGTCTTACGCTAAGCAACAGAGCTTCAACAACCTCAACGCAATTACGACCGATGAGTCTCTCTCCCCCAACAATAAGCTTTTTCCTGATGATGATAACTCAATTAACAGAAGG AGAAGAAATAACTTTAATCAGGGGAGACGAAGGTTGAATGGAAGAAGTTTCAGAGCTCAGCGAGACAACAGTATTAGACGAACAGTATATGTTTCTGATATTGATCAGCTG GTCACTGAAGAGCGGCTTGCTGCCTTATTTAGTAGCTGTGGACAA GTCGTTGATTGCCGAGTTTGTGGTGACCCACATTCAGTACTTCGTTTTGCATTTGTGGAGTTTGCTGACGAGC ATGGTGCAAGAGCAGCTCTAAATCTTGGCGGAACAGTGCTAGGATACTATCCAGTTCGGGTCTTACCTTCAAAAACTGCGATCCTTCCTGTTAATCCTACATTCCTTCCTAGG TCAGATGATGAACGGGAAATGTGTTCGAGGACTGTCTATTGCACAAATATTGATAAGAAG GTTTCTCAAACTGAAGTTAAGAGTTTCTTTGAGACAGCTTGTGGCGAA GTTACTCGTTTAAGGCTTTTGGGGGAtcatgtgcattcaactcgcatAGCTTTTGTTGAATTTGTCATG GCAGAAAGCGCAATACTTGCTCTGAATTGTAGTGGAATGGTCTTAGGAACCCAACCAATAAG GGTAAGTCCTTCAAAGACACCGGTGCGATCCCGAGTTGTTCGTCCAATGTTGCAATAA